One genomic window of Octopus bimaculoides isolate UCB-OBI-ISO-001 chromosome 2, ASM119413v2, whole genome shotgun sequence includes the following:
- the LOC106868902 gene encoding uncharacterized protein LOC106868902, with the protein MALELLKGYPAGKLMAMLAILFLRKSWTMALPFVTQEATSRPWTQPCTPYANTDSAIDIHIDSEDTSSILNRLKYETKETFYHVTYLEKAMAVRFNDAEIVSYLEMKTLSGFPEIPSSQNSTQNKSDLYSEVFVALSKVAVFLEQMQTDEDNSEMKYELEDLQSENFSQLCDLQMWLRSTGVNETFETLRSVMPHKLRHVGNTFKRYERDFVVVSRYGKLLRRYQDYYN; encoded by the exons ATGGCATTGGAACTGTTGAAAG GATACCCAGCTGGCAAACTAATGGCTATGTTAGCAATACTGTTCCTTCGAAAAAGTTGGACAATGGCGCTACCATTTGTTACTCAAGAAGCGACGTCTAGACCTTGGACTCAGCCATGTACTCCGTATGCGAATACGGACAGTgctatagacatacacatagattcaGAAGACACTTCTTCCATATTAAACAGattgaaatatgaaacaaaagaaacattttatcatGTAACGTACTTGGAAAAAGCTATG gCCGTTAGATTTAATGATGCAGAAATAGTTTCATATCTTGAAATGAAAACTCTTTCCGGTTTTCCCGAGATACCAAGCAGTCAGAACAGCACACAG aaTAAAAGTGATTTGTATAGTGAGGTTTTTGTGGCACTGTCAAAGGTAGCAGTATTCCTGGAACAAATGCAAACAGATGAAGATAATtcagaaatgaaatatgaattagaGGATTTACAATCTGAGAATTTCTCACAACTCTGTGATCTACAAATGTGGCTTCGTTCTACTGGTGTAAACGAAACGTTTGAGACACTTCGTTCTGTCATGCCTCATAAACTACGTCATGTTGGCAACACATTTAAAAGATATGAAAGAGATTTCGTAGTTGTTTCCAGATATGGAAAACTTCTTCGTCGCTAtcaggattattataattaa